GGCGAGCAGCACCACGTCGAGGACCTGCAGCGTGGCGGCGTCCAGCTCGTCGAGGGCCCGGTCGACCGACACCGGCACGGCCAGCCGGCTGGCCAGCGCGACCACGTCGGAGGGGGCCGGGCGGGCCACGTCGGGCCGGGCGGCCAGCAGCGCGGCGAGCTGATCGTCGCTGCGGGTGCGCAACCAGGCCGCGAGCGTCGCGGGAGCGGGCGAGGACATCCGGTCCACGTTACGACGCCCTCCCGGCCGGTGCCCCTGCCAGCATGGAGGCGTGACCCCCGCCGCCGACGACCCCCGCACCCGCGCCGCGCTCAGCGGCTACCGGGCCGGGGCGCTGCGCTGGCTGGCCGGCGGGCTGATCGCCGTCGTGCTCGCGGTGCTGCTCGCCGGCGCCGCGGTGGCCATCTCCCGCGACGCCGGGCGGCCGCTGCCGCTGGCCGGCCTGCTCGTCGTCGTCCTGGTCTTCGTGGGCGGGGTCGCGGCCGTCGCCGGGGCCGGCGCGCTGCTGCGGGCCCACCGCTGGTTCCGGGCGCTGCGCACCGTGCCCTGGCAGACCGGGGTGCTGCGCATGGCCGGGCCCGCGGTGCTGTCCTTCGAGCCCGAGGGGTACGACGAGCTGGACCCGACAGCCGACCCGGTGCGGCTGCGGCTGGCCAGCACCGCGGTGTGGCGGACCCGCGCGGTGCAGCAGCTGCACGACGCGGTGGTGCGGGCCGCGCCGGTCGGGTCGCGCGAGTGGGTGCTCACCGCGGACGGCGTCCCGACGGTGTACGGCGCCCGCGCCGTCCGCCGCCACTGACCCGTCAGGACCGTCCTGCGTGCGTCCGGGGCACCACATCGGCGAAGATGCAGGCAGGCGCGGGCACCGGGGGGTGCACCGCGGACACCGCACGACGGAGGACACCATGGCCAAGCGCAACGCCAAGCACGAGCACCTGGTCGAGCCCACCTGGGGCCAGAACGACGAGGGCGGTGCGCCGGTGACCGAGCTGCTCGCCGAGTCGGCCGGTCCGCTGTCGCCGTTCGGCGAGGACCACGACTTCCCGCTGCCGCCCAGCCGGCTGCGCTACGCCCACCCGACCGACAAGCCCAACCGGGCCGGCGTCCCGGCGAGCGAGCAGCGGTGAGCACGCCCGCGCTGCCGTCCTACAGCAGCGGCACGTCGACGGTGCCGCTGCTCGGGAACACCATCGGGGCCGACCTGGACCGGACGGCAGCGCGGGTGGGCGACCACGAGGCGCTGGTCGAGTGCGCCACCGGCCGCCGCTTCACCTACCCGCAGTTCGTCGCCGAGGTCGACGCGGTCGCGCTCGGCCTGGACGCCCTCGGGGTCGCCCAGGGCGACCGGGTGGGCATCTGGGCGCCCAACTGCGCCGAGTGGGCGTTCGTGCAGTACGGGACGGCGAAGCTCGGTGCCATCCTGGTCAACATCAACCCGGCCTACCGGACCCACGAACTGGCCTACGTGCTGCGTCAGGCGGGCATCTCGGTGCTGGTCAGTGCGCCGGAGTTCAAGACCAGCGACTACCGGGCGATGGTCGCCGAGGTGCGCGGGGAGTGCCCGGACCTGCGCGAGGTGCTGTTCCTCGGCTCCCCGGAGTGGGACCGGCTGGTCGCCACCGGCCGGGCCGCCGACCGGTCGCTGCTCGACCGGCGCGCGGCGCAGCTGTCGGCCGACGACCCGGTCAACATCCAGTACACCTCGGGGACGACGGGCTTCCCCAAAGGCGCCACGCTCACCCACCACAACCTGCTGAACAACGGCTTCTTCGTCGGCGAGGGGTGCGGCTACACCGAGGCCGACCGGATCTGCATCCCGGTGCCCTACTACCACTGCTTCGGCATGGGCATGGGCAACCTGGCGGCCACCTCGCACGGGGCGACCATGGTCATCCCGGCGCCCGGGTTCGACCCGGCGGCCACGCTGCGGGCGGTGCAGGAGGAGCGCTGCACCTCCCTGTACGGCGTCCCCACGATGTTCATCGCGGAGCTCGGCCTGCCGGACTTCGCCTCCTACGACCTGTCCAGCCTGCGCACCGGGATCATGGCCGGTTCGCCGTGCCCGGTGGAGGTGATGAAGCGGGTGGTCGCCGAGATGGGCATGACCGAGGTGACCATCTGCTACGGCATGACCGAGACCAGCCCGGTCTCCACCCAGACCGGGGCGGACGACGACCTGGACCGGCGCACCGCCACCGTCGGCCGGGTGCACCCGCACCTGGAGGTCAAGGTGGTCGACCCGGCCACCGGCCTGACCGTGCCGCGCGGGACGCCGGGGGAGTTCTGCACCCGCGGCTACTCGGTGATGCTCGGCTACTGGGAGGAGCCGGAGAAGACCGCCGAGGTCATCGACGCCGCCCGCTGGATGCACACCGGCGACCTCGCGGTGATGGACGCCGAGGGCTACCTCAACATCGTCGGCCGGATCAAGGACATGGTGATCCGCGGCGGGGAGAACGTGTACCCGCGGGAGGTCGAGGAGTTCCTCTACACCCACCCCGACGTCGTCGACGCCCAGGTGATCGGGGTGCCCGACGAGCGCTACGGCGAGGAGCTGATGGCCTGGGTGCGGCTGCGCGAGGGCGCCGAGCCGCTCACCCCGGAGGCGCTGCGCGCGTTCTGCGCCGGGAAGCTGGCCCACTACAAGGTGCCCCGCTACGTGAAGGTCGTCGAGGCCTTCCCGATGACCGTCACCGGCAAGGTGCGCAAGGTGGAGATGCGCCAGGTTTCGGTCGAGGAGCTCGGCCTGCAGGCGGCCGCCGCCCAGCGCCTCGCCTAGGCTTGTGCCGGCGCCGCCAATATCGCGACAAAGGCGGGTCAGAGGCCGAGGGTCACCGGGACGACGAGGGCGCGGTGGTCCGACAGCGGCAGCCGCACCGCCTCGGCCGGCCCGGCGCTCGTCACCGGGCCGCGGGCCAGCACGTGGTCCAGCTGCCGGGTCGGCGCGTCCACCGGGAAGGTCGGC
This window of the Geodermatophilus sp. DSM 44513 genome carries:
- a CDS encoding AMP-binding protein yields the protein MSTPALPSYSSGTSTVPLLGNTIGADLDRTAARVGDHEALVECATGRRFTYPQFVAEVDAVALGLDALGVAQGDRVGIWAPNCAEWAFVQYGTAKLGAILVNINPAYRTHELAYVLRQAGISVLVSAPEFKTSDYRAMVAEVRGECPDLREVLFLGSPEWDRLVATGRAADRSLLDRRAAQLSADDPVNIQYTSGTTGFPKGATLTHHNLLNNGFFVGEGCGYTEADRICIPVPYYHCFGMGMGNLAATSHGATMVIPAPGFDPAATLRAVQEERCTSLYGVPTMFIAELGLPDFASYDLSSLRTGIMAGSPCPVEVMKRVVAEMGMTEVTICYGMTETSPVSTQTGADDDLDRRTATVGRVHPHLEVKVVDPATGLTVPRGTPGEFCTRGYSVMLGYWEEPEKTAEVIDAARWMHTGDLAVMDAEGYLNIVGRIKDMVIRGGENVYPREVEEFLYTHPDVVDAQVIGVPDERYGEELMAWVRLREGAEPLTPEALRAFCAGKLAHYKVPRYVKVVEAFPMTVTGKVRKVEMRQVSVEELGLQAAAAQRLA